In Rhizobium lusitanum, a genomic segment contains:
- a CDS encoding ABC transporter ATP-binding protein: MGNVTLNRVTKQFGAASVIKGVDLTIEDGEFCVFVGPSGCGKSTLLRMIAGLEDISSGELKIGGNDMTRVGPAERGVAMVFQSYALYPHMTVAENIGFGLRMTGHSKDEVARRTATAAEMLQLKPMLDRKPSQLSGGQRQRVAIGRAIVRNPQVFLFDEPLSNLDASLRVQMRTEISKLHQDLRTTMIYVTHDQVEAMTMADKIVVLQGGLVEQVGSPLELYHRPKNIFVAGFIGSPKMNFLKTKASPVDGGVKVVLPGGQSITLQGGSVKEGQSVTLGIRPEHLDRSEGGDATLQGKVRLAEYLGSETMFYIALADGTEIAVKADGLAQAKPGDDFSIHIPAAACHLFDDAGNAILNGDLTK, encoded by the coding sequence ATGGGGAATGTAACGCTTAACCGTGTGACCAAGCAGTTCGGTGCTGCCAGCGTCATCAAGGGCGTCGATCTGACGATCGAAGACGGCGAGTTCTGTGTCTTCGTCGGGCCGTCCGGCTGCGGCAAGTCCACACTTCTGCGCATGATTGCCGGGCTGGAGGATATTTCTTCCGGCGAACTCAAGATCGGCGGCAATGACATGACCAGGGTCGGCCCCGCCGAGCGCGGTGTCGCCATGGTGTTTCAGAGCTACGCTTTGTACCCACACATGACGGTCGCGGAAAACATCGGCTTCGGCCTGCGCATGACCGGCCATTCAAAGGATGAAGTTGCCCGTCGCACGGCAACCGCTGCCGAGATGCTGCAGTTGAAGCCCATGCTCGACCGCAAGCCGTCGCAGCTTTCGGGCGGTCAGCGTCAGCGTGTCGCCATTGGCCGCGCCATCGTGCGCAATCCGCAGGTGTTTCTCTTCGACGAACCGCTCTCCAATCTCGACGCCTCGCTCCGAGTGCAGATGCGCACGGAGATCAGCAAGCTGCATCAGGATCTCCGCACGACGATGATCTACGTCACCCACGACCAGGTCGAGGCCATGACCATGGCCGATAAGATCGTCGTGCTGCAGGGCGGATTGGTCGAACAGGTAGGGTCGCCATTGGAGCTCTATCATCGCCCGAAGAACATCTTCGTCGCCGGCTTCATCGGATCGCCGAAGATGAATTTCCTCAAGACCAAGGCCTCGCCGGTTGATGGCGGCGTGAAGGTCGTTCTTCCCGGTGGCCAGTCGATCACGCTGCAAGGCGGCTCGGTGAAGGAAGGGCAGTCGGTTACTCTCGGCATCCGCCCCGAACACCTCGATCGAAGCGAAGGCGGTGACGCGACGCTTCAGGGCAAGGTGCGTCTTGCGGAATATTTGGGATCGGAAACGATGTTCTACATCGCCCTTGCCGACGGCACGGAGATTGCGGTGAAGGCGGACGGCCTGGCGCAGGCCAAGCCCGGCGACGATTTCTCCATCCATATTCCTGCGGCTGCCTGCCATCTGTTTGACGATGCCGGCAATGCCATCCTTAACGGAGACCTGACGAAATAA
- a CDS encoding alpha-galactosidase: MSKTVVVKAGAVSLALGLPASGMPEILGFGRGALAPEFWPEVPRSSRVNGMDIAVPSNVLLPVGGLGFFGWPAISGHRDGRAFILEFQNWQADEIDSGVVLKAEDTVAEVGLRICIEAGSAEVLSISTSLSNHGSSIYTLDRCMAASFLMPAGAAELTTFTGMWGREFQTRHTTIADGLWMQESRRGRTSHDRFPFAFLECGGKRMGFHLGWSGNHLMAIDTLDDGRRLVHVGELFEPGEMRLAAGETYTSPTAFAGSDSEAFHAFVRESVVSWPGGEMKPRPVTLNTWEGNYFDHRMDSLKAQADAAAAVGIERFVLDDGWFGKRDDDTTSLGDWFIDERKYPDGLKPLVDHVTSLGMEFGLWCEPENVNPESELFRAHPDWALQVEGRPLLLSRNQLVLDLTRPEVSDYLFRCMEAVLSQHAISYIKWDMNRDLTHAGGADGRARTAQQTRAVYALMDRIRQAFPAVEIESCASGGGRIDYGVLRHTHRVWTSDCTDAFERLEIQHGASQFVPPELLGAHIAASPNHQTGRRLTLSFRALVALAYHLGVELNPLTLDAEEKQELEGWIALHKSLRPLLHAAGKQFRLPPLDGRYIWGAADENRIVAFVAQGPQMVGEQPAPVRLPVSVEGAGKWRVKAIHPAEPEFIRISDGQQRLLNGELTFSLDTLRHVGLPLPMLRPESGLLLEFEPVTGD; encoded by the coding sequence ATGAGCAAGACTGTTGTTGTCAAAGCAGGCGCGGTGTCGCTGGCGCTCGGCCTGCCTGCGAGCGGCATGCCCGAGATTCTGGGCTTTGGCCGTGGGGCGCTTGCGCCGGAATTCTGGCCCGAGGTGCCGCGTTCAAGCCGTGTCAACGGCATGGACATTGCTGTGCCGTCGAATGTTCTTCTGCCTGTCGGTGGGCTCGGCTTTTTCGGCTGGCCGGCGATCTCAGGACACCGCGATGGGCGGGCGTTCATCCTGGAGTTCCAGAACTGGCAGGCCGATGAGATCGACTCCGGTGTCGTTCTGAAAGCCGAGGATACTGTCGCGGAAGTCGGGCTGCGGATATGCATCGAGGCAGGCTCCGCCGAAGTGCTGTCGATTTCCACGTCCCTGAGCAACCACGGCTCCAGCATTTATACCCTCGACCGCTGTATGGCGGCGAGCTTCCTGATGCCTGCCGGCGCGGCGGAACTGACCACCTTTACGGGCATGTGGGGCCGGGAATTCCAGACGCGCCACACGACAATTGCCGACGGGCTCTGGATGCAGGAAAGCCGCCGTGGGCGAACCTCGCATGACCGCTTCCCCTTCGCCTTCCTCGAATGCGGCGGCAAGCGGATGGGCTTCCATCTCGGCTGGAGCGGCAATCACCTGATGGCGATCGACACGCTCGATGATGGGCGCAGGCTGGTGCATGTCGGCGAGCTGTTCGAGCCTGGCGAAATGCGTCTCGCAGCCGGTGAGACCTACACCAGTCCGACGGCCTTTGCCGGTTCTGACAGCGAAGCTTTCCATGCCTTCGTCAGGGAGAGCGTGGTCTCCTGGCCGGGCGGTGAGATGAAGCCTCGGCCGGTGACACTAAATACCTGGGAAGGCAATTACTTCGATCACCGCATGGACTCCCTGAAGGCCCAGGCCGATGCGGCGGCGGCTGTTGGCATCGAGCGCTTCGTTCTCGATGACGGCTGGTTCGGCAAGCGCGACGACGACACCACCAGCCTCGGCGACTGGTTCATCGACGAGCGGAAATATCCTGACGGATTGAAGCCGCTGGTCGATCATGTGACCTCGCTGGGCATGGAATTCGGTCTCTGGTGCGAGCCGGAAAATGTGAACCCCGAGTCAGAGCTATTTCGTGCGCATCCCGATTGGGCTCTGCAGGTCGAAGGGCGTCCGCTGCTTTTGTCGAGAAACCAGCTGGTGCTGGATCTGACGCGGCCGGAGGTCAGCGACTATCTCTTCAGATGCATGGAAGCCGTACTCTCCCAGCATGCGATCTCTTACATCAAATGGGACATGAACCGTGACCTGACCCATGCCGGCGGCGCGGATGGCCGTGCCCGCACGGCGCAGCAGACGCGGGCGGTCTATGCTCTGATGGACAGGATCCGGCAGGCGTTTCCGGCAGTCGAGATTGAAAGCTGCGCATCGGGCGGCGGGCGCATCGATTACGGCGTCCTCCGCCACACGCATCGCGTCTGGACCTCCGATTGCACCGATGCTTTCGAACGGCTTGAAATACAGCATGGGGCCTCGCAGTTCGTTCCGCCGGAACTTCTCGGCGCGCATATTGCCGCTTCGCCGAACCACCAGACCGGCCGCAGGTTGACGCTTTCCTTCCGCGCGCTCGTCGCGCTCGCCTATCATCTGGGCGTCGAACTCAACCCGCTGACCCTCGACGCCGAGGAAAAGCAGGAGCTCGAAGGCTGGATTGCGCTTCACAAGAGCCTGCGCCCGCTGCTGCATGCCGCCGGCAAGCAGTTCCGCCTGCCGCCGCTCGATGGTCGCTACATCTGGGGTGCTGCGGACGAGAACCGTATCGTGGCTTTCGTTGCACAGGGTCCGCAAATGGTCGGCGAGCAGCCGGCGCCCGTCCGTCTGCCGGTGAGCGTTGAGGGTGCTGGCAAATGGCGTGTGAAAGCGATCCATCCTGCCGAGCCCGAGTTCATCCGGATTTCGGACGGCCAACAGCGGCTTCTGAATGGAGAACTGACCTTCAGCCTCGATACGCTCCGGCATGTCGGCTTGCCGCTGCCGATGCTTCGGCCCGAAAGCGGGCTTCTTCTTGAATTCGAACCAGTGACGGGAGACTAA
- a CDS encoding carbohydrate ABC transporter permease — protein MFPTPVQKSAPWVSTTYQIILPIALIIWLLPLIGVAVTSIRPSGDLAAGNYFGIPSGFAGVENYTAVFRDSPIGHYILNSFKITIPTVIGAVGLSCLCGFALAVYRFKGSLALFFIFVAGNFIPFQILMVPVRDMTLKMGLYDTVTGLVLFHVAFQTGFCTLFMRNFIKGLPFALIESARVEGVSEWRIFVHIVLPLMRPAIAALSVLIFTFVWNDYFWATVLVQGQSAMPVTAGLNSLNGQWVAAWHLVSAGSIVAAMPPVLMFFFMQRHFIAGLTLGATKG, from the coding sequence ATGTTTCCAACACCTGTCCAGAAATCGGCACCATGGGTGTCCACGACCTATCAGATCATCCTGCCGATCGCGCTGATCATCTGGCTCCTGCCGCTGATCGGCGTCGCGGTCACCTCGATCCGCCCATCGGGAGATCTGGCGGCCGGCAATTATTTCGGCATTCCCTCGGGCTTTGCGGGCGTGGAAAACTACACTGCCGTTTTCCGGGATTCGCCGATCGGCCACTACATCCTGAACTCGTTCAAGATCACCATCCCGACGGTTATCGGCGCGGTCGGCCTATCATGCCTTTGCGGTTTCGCGCTCGCCGTCTACCGGTTCAAGGGAAGTCTGGCGCTGTTCTTCATTTTCGTTGCCGGCAACTTCATTCCGTTCCAGATCCTGATGGTTCCGGTTCGCGACATGACGCTGAAGATGGGCCTTTACGATACGGTGACCGGCTTGGTGCTGTTCCATGTCGCCTTCCAGACGGGCTTCTGCACCTTATTCATGCGCAACTTCATCAAGGGCTTGCCCTTCGCGCTGATCGAGTCGGCGCGCGTCGAGGGCGTTTCCGAATGGCGGATCTTCGTCCATATCGTGCTGCCTTTGATGCGTCCGGCGATTGCAGCGCTGTCGGTGCTGATCTTCACATTCGTCTGGAACGATTATTTCTGGGCGACCGTGCTCGTACAGGGACAGAGCGCCATGCCCGTTACCGCCGGCCTTAATTCCCTTAACGGCCAGTGGGTTGCCGCGTGGCATCTGGTGTCGGCGGGATCCATCGTTGCCGCGATGCCGCCGGTTCTGATGTTCTTCTTTATGCAGAGGCACTTTATTGCGGGCCTCACTCTCGGAGCGACCAAGGGATGA
- a CDS encoding carbohydrate ABC transporter permease, producing MGTSSTALPGFWKRNQRTFAPWLFLAPGALMFLIYVILPVFQSVWISFHDWDGLGPKTWIGIGNYVELFSDDAFYTSLENNIIWLVLYLLAVPAGLAAALFLNQTVAGIRIYKSLFFFPFVISQVVVGLIFTWFYAPNFGLFSVLTEALTGTQIAVLADERLVTYGIIAAGLWPQIAYCMILYLTGLNNINSEQIEAGRMDGAKGWHLFWNIVLPQLRPATFIAVVVTVIGALRSFDLVSVMTAGGPYGSSRVLSYYMYEEALSEYGFRMGYGAAIAVVLFLIMMIFITFFLIRMLRQERNS from the coding sequence ATGGGCACGAGCAGCACCGCTCTACCGGGGTTCTGGAAACGCAATCAGCGGACGTTCGCACCCTGGCTCTTTCTGGCGCCAGGCGCTCTGATGTTCCTGATCTATGTGATCCTCCCGGTATTCCAGTCCGTGTGGATCAGCTTTCATGACTGGGATGGTCTTGGGCCAAAAACCTGGATCGGTATTGGGAATTACGTCGAGCTCTTCTCCGATGACGCCTTCTATACGTCGCTCGAGAACAACATCATATGGCTCGTCCTTTATCTGCTGGCGGTCCCGGCGGGCCTGGCCGCGGCTCTGTTCCTGAACCAGACCGTTGCCGGCATCCGCATCTACAAATCGCTGTTTTTCTTCCCGTTCGTGATCAGCCAGGTTGTCGTCGGGCTGATTTTCACCTGGTTCTATGCACCTAATTTCGGTCTCTTCTCCGTCCTGACCGAAGCCTTGACGGGGACGCAGATCGCCGTGCTGGCGGATGAGCGTTTGGTGACCTACGGCATCATCGCTGCCGGCCTCTGGCCGCAGATCGCCTATTGCATGATCCTTTACCTGACGGGCCTCAACAACATCAATTCGGAACAGATCGAGGCCGGGCGCATGGATGGCGCCAAAGGCTGGCACCTGTTTTGGAACATTGTGCTGCCGCAGCTGCGGCCGGCCACTTTCATCGCTGTGGTGGTGACGGTCATCGGCGCGCTTCGGTCCTTCGACCTCGTTTCCGTCATGACGGCTGGCGGTCCCTACGGGTCGAGCCGCGTTCTGTCCTACTACATGTATGAGGAAGCCCTGTCGGAATACGGATTCCGCATGGGATACGGCGCCGCGATCGCCGTCGTGCTCTTCCTGATCATGATGATCTTCATCACCTTCTTTCTCATTCGCATGCTGAGACAGGAAAGGAATTCCTGA
- a CDS encoding ABC transporter substrate-binding protein, which produces MLVASAACAGEIVLNSDQSDPVPKKAMEQLIADFQTKNPDIKVKWNNFDHEGYKSAIRNFLTATPPDVVAWYAGNRMEPFVKAGLFEDVSDVWAANGLNDQLKSAAASMTIDGKKWGVPYTYYQWGIYYRADIFKDKGIAPPKTWDELLAACAKLKSAGITPFTIGSKALWPTAGWFDYLDLRVNGYQFHMDLASGKVPYTDPKVKAVFAKWAELVKPGYFLENHAALDWQDAMPQFVQGKAAMYLMGNFAVAPMKDGGLKEDQIGFLPFPEITAGLPAAEEAPLDTFHIPSGAKNKEDAKKFLAYLASPEAQTKMNATLGQLPVNNQSAKPDDKFLKAGFEILSKAEALSQFYDRDAPADMAKAGMEGFQEFMVKPDKIDGILARLDKVRARAYK; this is translated from the coding sequence ATGCTGGTCGCCTCGGCGGCATGCGCCGGCGAAATCGTTCTCAATTCCGACCAGTCGGATCCCGTGCCGAAAAAGGCGATGGAACAGCTGATTGCGGACTTCCAGACAAAGAACCCTGACATCAAGGTCAAGTGGAACAATTTCGATCACGAAGGCTACAAGTCCGCGATCCGCAACTTTCTGACGGCGACGCCGCCTGATGTCGTCGCCTGGTATGCCGGCAACCGCATGGAGCCCTTCGTCAAGGCGGGTCTCTTTGAAGACGTCAGCGACGTCTGGGCCGCAAACGGGCTGAACGACCAGCTGAAGTCCGCTGCCGCGTCGATGACCATCGACGGCAAGAAGTGGGGCGTTCCCTACACCTACTATCAGTGGGGCATCTATTACCGCGCCGATATCTTTAAGGATAAGGGCATTGCGCCGCCGAAGACCTGGGACGAGCTGCTAGCCGCCTGCGCCAAGCTGAAAAGCGCCGGCATCACGCCGTTTACGATCGGCAGCAAGGCCTTGTGGCCGACGGCCGGCTGGTTCGACTATCTCGATCTGCGCGTCAACGGCTACCAGTTCCATATGGATCTGGCGTCCGGCAAGGTGCCCTATACCGACCCGAAGGTGAAGGCCGTGTTCGCCAAGTGGGCGGAACTGGTCAAGCCCGGCTACTTCCTTGAGAACCATGCAGCGCTCGACTGGCAGGATGCCATGCCGCAGTTTGTTCAGGGCAAGGCGGCCATGTATCTCATGGGCAACTTCGCCGTCGCTCCGATGAAGGATGGCGGGCTGAAGGAAGACCAGATCGGCTTCCTGCCGTTCCCGGAAATCACGGCTGGCCTGCCTGCCGCCGAGGAAGCGCCGCTCGACACGTTCCATATTCCGTCGGGTGCGAAGAACAAGGAAGACGCCAAGAAGTTCCTCGCCTATCTGGCCTCGCCGGAAGCGCAGACGAAAATGAATGCGACGCTCGGCCAGCTGCCGGTCAACAATCAGTCGGCCAAGCCGGATGACAAGTTCCTGAAGGCGGGCTTCGAAATACTGTCGAAGGCCGAGGCTCTCTCGCAGTTCTACGACCGCGACGCGCCTGCTGATATGGCGAAGGCCGGCATGGAAGGCTTCCAGGAATTCATGGTAAAGCCCGACAAGATCGACGGGATCCTGGCACGCCTCGATAAGGTGCGCGCCCGCGCTTACAAGTAG
- a CDS encoding helix-turn-helix domain-containing protein codes for MLIEDESVPVHDGPTRHPLVVFGDHRFCAGERLDVRPMSGPHMHSQVELNYVLDGRITYWFDGRRLQISQGQLCLFWGMIPHQVVDVTESTTFVCLYVPMSVLVNLHSMGAFRDAVFRGGLVEALNVRAHDRDVFLRWREELLSGDPELEQIVRDELVARIRRIAREGWQDLREQGSAIEASRNQDPDRLPRVEKMLRFIAEHALGEISAVDVGSAAGLHPNYAMSIFKKTVGLTVNQAITRHRLDTAQSLLISSDLPVAAVAFESGFGSLSRFYEAFEERFSTTPAKYRSGFGLVTTKGASAA; via the coding sequence ATGCTGATCGAAGACGAGTCAGTTCCAGTTCATGATGGCCCGACGCGCCATCCCCTCGTCGTCTTCGGCGACCATCGCTTCTGCGCCGGCGAGCGCTTGGACGTGCGCCCCATGAGCGGCCCGCACATGCACAGCCAGGTGGAGCTCAACTATGTCCTGGACGGGCGCATCACATACTGGTTCGACGGTCGCAGGCTTCAGATTTCTCAAGGGCAACTCTGTCTCTTCTGGGGAATGATCCCGCACCAGGTTGTTGATGTCACCGAGTCCACGACCTTCGTCTGCCTCTATGTCCCCATGTCGGTGCTGGTTAACCTGCACAGCATGGGCGCCTTTCGAGATGCTGTCTTCCGGGGCGGCCTTGTAGAGGCACTGAACGTCAGGGCACATGATCGTGATGTCTTTCTGCGGTGGCGCGAAGAACTACTGTCGGGAGATCCGGAGTTGGAGCAGATCGTTCGCGACGAGCTTGTCGCTCGCATCCGCCGGATTGCTCGCGAGGGCTGGCAGGACTTGCGCGAACAGGGCTCCGCCATCGAAGCCTCGCGCAATCAGGATCCAGACCGCCTGCCGAGGGTGGAAAAGATGCTCCGCTTCATCGCCGAACACGCGCTGGGCGAGATATCGGCCGTCGACGTCGGATCCGCTGCCGGGCTGCATCCAAACTATGCCATGTCGATCTTCAAGAAGACCGTGGGGCTGACCGTCAATCAGGCCATCACGCGTCATCGGCTCGACACCGCGCAGTCCCTGCTGATCTCAAGCGACCTTCCGGTCGCTGCGGTCGCATTCGAATCCGGATTTGGTTCGCTATCGCGATTCTACGAAGCCTTCGAAGAGCGTTTCTCCACGACGCCGGCCAAGTATCGCAGCGGCTTCGGTCTGGTGACGACAAAGGGAGCTTCGGCGGCCTAA
- a CDS encoding TetR/AcrR family transcriptional regulator translates to MSTEKQLGQRAQRKAQRPQEILEAAFEEFVERGYVATRVEDVASRVGVTKGTIYFYFETKERLFEEMIRHISVPFADISANAKNLSGSYSEKIRMFIRLLYDRIVMDRNTRELLRFVLTEGSRFPQVVDRHHEEFIVPFKKAARDILEAGVAAGEFRNALAVKIPDAAIGATMMLSVWQMLFADRKPQDVEAFFEAHVDVILHGLIAKDGADCE, encoded by the coding sequence ATGTCAACGGAAAAACAACTGGGGCAGCGGGCGCAGCGCAAAGCGCAGCGTCCTCAGGAAATCCTGGAAGCGGCGTTTGAGGAGTTTGTCGAGCGCGGTTATGTGGCGACCCGCGTCGAGGATGTCGCCAGTCGTGTCGGCGTCACCAAGGGGACGATCTATTTCTATTTCGAGACGAAGGAGAGGTTGTTCGAGGAGATGATCCGCCATATCTCCGTCCCGTTCGCCGACATCAGCGCCAATGCAAAAAACCTGAGCGGATCCTATTCCGAAAAAATCAGGATGTTTATTCGCCTGCTTTACGATCGCATCGTGATGGATCGGAATACGCGAGAACTCCTGCGCTTCGTCCTCACGGAAGGATCACGGTTTCCGCAGGTGGTGGATCGACATCATGAAGAATTCATTGTGCCGTTCAAGAAGGCGGCAAGGGATATCCTTGAAGCAGGCGTTGCTGCCGGCGAATTCCGAAACGCACTGGCAGTCAAGATTCCGGATGCCGCAATAGGGGCAACCATGATGCTGTCCGTATGGCAGATGCTCTTTGCCGATCGCAAGCCGCAGGACGTGGAGGCGTTTTTCGAGGCGCATGTGGATGTCATTCTCCACGGGTTGATCGCGAAGGACGGAGCTGATTGTGAATGA
- a CDS encoding efflux RND transporter periplasmic adaptor subunit has product MNRSAPIMGLLTLTLALSSCDQNDAPAAQTSQNVRTIETTLSKPIAQTTVTGEVKARIESELSFRVSGRIIERSVDVGARVKAGDLLAKIDAEEQQADVEVAAASLQAAEAQLTQAQLAETRQESLFKNQVTTRAAYDSAHETLLTAQGSEESAKAQLETAKDALSYTELRADADGIITARNAEVGQVAQAAQSIFTLAHDGPRDAVFNVFESLFLKEQPDKQVTVTLLSGTPKQVTATIREISPTIDASTGTIKVKVGLDNGGDLPLGAAVSGTFSKPSAEAIILPWSAMTSASGQPAVWVVDPATSEVSLRKIHVDEYETGQFVVNGGLKPQEIVVTEGGKFLRSGQRVDRSQEAAK; this is encoded by the coding sequence ATGAATAGATCCGCACCCATCATGGGGTTGCTCACACTGACGCTGGCACTATCGTCCTGCGATCAGAATGACGCGCCCGCCGCACAGACGTCGCAAAACGTCAGAACCATCGAGACTACACTCAGCAAACCCATCGCACAGACAACCGTCACCGGCGAAGTGAAGGCCCGCATCGAATCGGAACTTTCGTTTCGCGTCAGCGGCAGAATCATCGAGCGCAGCGTCGATGTCGGAGCCAGGGTCAAGGCTGGTGATCTTCTCGCGAAGATCGATGCCGAGGAACAGCAGGCCGATGTCGAAGTTGCGGCGGCAAGCCTTCAGGCGGCGGAAGCCCAGCTCACCCAGGCGCAGCTCGCCGAGACCCGTCAGGAAAGCCTCTTCAAGAACCAGGTCACGACCCGTGCCGCCTACGACTCAGCGCACGAGACGCTTCTGACGGCGCAGGGATCTGAAGAATCCGCAAAAGCCCAGCTCGAGACCGCCAAGGACGCGCTTTCCTACACGGAACTGCGCGCCGACGCGGACGGGATCATCACGGCTCGCAACGCCGAAGTCGGTCAGGTGGCGCAGGCGGCGCAATCCATCTTCACGCTTGCCCATGACGGTCCGCGCGACGCGGTCTTCAATGTCTTCGAATCGCTGTTTTTGAAGGAACAGCCCGACAAGCAGGTCACCGTCACCCTCCTGTCCGGCACCCCCAAGCAGGTAACCGCCACGATCAGAGAGATATCGCCGACGATCGATGCCTCGACCGGTACCATCAAGGTCAAGGTCGGGCTGGATAATGGCGGGGACCTGCCGCTTGGAGCAGCCGTCTCCGGAACATTCAGCAAACCATCGGCGGAAGCGATCATTCTGCCGTGGAGCGCCATGACTTCGGCCAGCGGTCAGCCGGCGGTATGGGTCGTCGACCCCGCGACAAGCGAAGTCTCCTTACGAAAAATTCACGTCGACGAATACGAAACGGGACAATTCGTGGTCAACGGCGGACTGAAGCCACAAGAGATCGTCGTCACCGAAGGCGGCAAGTTCCTGCGCTCCGGCCAGCGCGTAGACCGCTCCCAGGAGGCCGCGAAATGA
- a CDS encoding aldehyde dehydrogenase yields the protein MTAVSINTTWHQKAEKLKPEGGLFIDGTLLPARSGKLFESINPANGATIAEVAQGDAADIDRAVASGLKAFKSGVWSRKAPRERMAVMLRFADLIEAHREEFALIDTMDMGKPISEMLNVDIPLAVLCFRFTAECIDKVQGSVGATSPDILSYVLRQPLGVVGCIVPWNYPLLMTSWKIAPALSAGNSVVLKPAEQSPLSAVLLARLFVEAGGPEGVLNVVNGFGPEAGKALALHRDVEKIAFTGSVEVGKLMMVYSGQSNLKKVSTECGGKSPHVIMADAADLEAAASWAAMGIFGNQGEVCCAGSRILVERKILKDFTDIFREKAELGYRPGDPLNPDTSMGPLVDFGQQKRVLNYIGIGKQAGAECVLGGGIPAGLEKGAFVSPTIFTGVNNQMAIAREEIFGPVASIIAFDGFEEAVSIANDTSFGLAAGIWTSDLGKAHRFARDVEAGMVYINSYMTGDMQLPFGGWKESGNGRDKCMDALTSYTQTKGVWATIG from the coding sequence ATGACCGCTGTTTCCATCAATACGACATGGCATCAAAAAGCCGAAAAACTGAAGCCCGAGGGAGGGTTGTTCATCGACGGCACGCTCCTGCCGGCAAGATCCGGCAAGCTGTTCGAAAGCATCAACCCAGCCAACGGCGCGACAATCGCCGAAGTGGCGCAGGGCGATGCCGCTGATATCGATCGCGCCGTCGCATCCGGCCTGAAGGCCTTTAAGTCTGGTGTCTGGTCGCGAAAGGCGCCGCGCGAGCGCATGGCTGTGATGCTGCGCTTTGCCGATCTCATCGAGGCGCATCGCGAGGAATTTGCCCTGATCGATACGATGGACATGGGCAAGCCGATCAGCGAGATGCTGAACGTCGACATTCCGTTGGCAGTCCTTTGCTTCCGGTTTACCGCCGAATGCATCGACAAGGTACAGGGAAGCGTGGGCGCCACGTCCCCTGATATCCTTTCCTATGTGCTGCGCCAGCCGCTCGGGGTCGTCGGGTGCATCGTGCCCTGGAACTATCCGTTGCTGATGACCTCGTGGAAAATCGCGCCCGCGCTGTCGGCCGGCAATTCGGTGGTGCTGAAGCCGGCCGAACAATCGCCGCTGTCGGCTGTTCTTCTCGCGCGCCTCTTCGTCGAAGCGGGAGGCCCCGAGGGCGTGCTCAACGTCGTCAACGGCTTCGGACCGGAGGCGGGCAAGGCACTCGCGCTTCATCGTGACGTCGAGAAGATCGCGTTTACCGGCTCGGTCGAGGTCGGCAAGTTGATGATGGTCTATTCCGGCCAGTCGAACCTCAAGAAAGTCTCGACCGAATGCGGCGGCAAATCTCCGCATGTCATCATGGCCGACGCCGCCGATCTTGAGGCGGCTGCCTCCTGGGCAGCCATGGGCATTTTCGGGAACCAGGGCGAGGTCTGCTGCGCCGGGTCGCGCATCCTCGTGGAACGCAAGATCCTCAAGGACTTCACCGATATCTTCCGCGAAAAGGCCGAATTGGGCTATCGACCGGGCGATCCGCTGAACCCTGATACCAGCATGGGGCCGCTGGTGGATTTCGGCCAGCAGAAGCGAGTGTTGAACTATATCGGCATCGGCAAGCAGGCCGGCGCGGAATGCGTGCTCGGCGGCGGCATTCCGGCAGGGCTGGAAAAGGGCGCCTTCGTTTCGCCGACGATCTTCACCGGCGTCAACAACCAGATGGCCATCGCCCGCGAAGAGATCTTCGGCCCCGTCGCCAGCATCATTGCTTTCGATGGCTTTGAGGAGGCGGTTTCAATTGCCAACGACACCAGCTTCGGTCTCGCCGCCGGCATCTGGACCTCGGATCTTGGCAAGGCGCACCGTTTCGCTCGCGATGTGGAGGCCGGGATGGTCTATATCAACAGCTATATGACCGGCGACATGCAGCTTCCCTTCGGTGGCTGGAAGGAAAGCGGCAACGGTCGCGACAAATGCATGGATGCGCTCACGTCCTACACCCAGACCAAGGGCGTCTGGGCGACGATCGGGTAA
- a CDS encoding putative quinol monooxygenase → MHTISAIIRVKAGQEATMRDALMAVASHVAMNEPETLGFFISQSEDDPCLFTTYERFTDRAAMDRHNGSDAVGVFFAIASPILDGPVTLVTALEASAKA, encoded by the coding sequence ATGCACACCATCAGCGCGATCATCCGGGTCAAGGCCGGGCAGGAGGCGACCATGCGCGACGCCCTGATGGCGGTCGCCTCGCATGTGGCCATGAATGAGCCGGAAACTCTCGGTTTCTTCATTTCCCAGAGCGAGGACGATCCGTGCCTGTTCACCACCTATGAACGCTTCACGGATCGCGCCGCCATGGATCGCCACAATGGTTCGGATGCGGTGGGTGTGTTTTTTGCCATCGCAAGCCCGATCCTGGATGGGCCTGTGACGCTGGTGACAGCGCTCGAGGCATCGGCGAAAGCCTGA